One part of the Thiothrix nivea DSM 5205 genome encodes these proteins:
- the ftsX gene encoding permease-like cell division protein FtsX, giving the protein MANTSNKKAAPKRNVSSSAHPFSAWLNQQMGAIKFSMERLWFNPVSTWITLAAIAIALSLPTSLHLLLKNMQTLTDDKREVPTITLFLKQPVSEQQAKDRAELLSELPEIDKVRVVTRDEAMADFRKITGFAQTLETLDENPLPHVLIITPKLGLLDDLDMDVDNFSKKLKAYPEVDDVQIDVEWVQRLRAILRIAERIVLVVSILLGLTVLLVVGNTIRLDIENRKDEIRVTRLIGATNAYIRRPFIYNGIWLGLFGGVLSLVIVHVALLFLVEPVTKLANLYGSTFTLSGVDVFMTLQILLASSILGIIGSWLAVGRYLWQSDDGVA; this is encoded by the coding sequence ATGGCCAACACCAGCAACAAGAAAGCCGCCCCCAAGCGCAACGTTTCCTCCAGCGCCCACCCGTTCAGCGCCTGGCTCAACCAGCAGATGGGTGCAATCAAATTCAGCATGGAACGGTTGTGGTTCAACCCGGTTTCCACCTGGATCACGCTGGCGGCGATTGCTATTGCGCTCTCCCTGCCCACCAGCCTGCACCTGCTGCTGAAAAACATGCAGACGCTGACCGACGACAAGCGCGAAGTGCCGACCATTACCCTGTTCCTGAAACAGCCGGTCAGCGAGCAGCAGGCCAAAGACCGGGCGGAACTGTTGTCGGAACTGCCTGAAATCGACAAGGTACGCGTCGTCACCCGCGACGAAGCGATGGCCGATTTCCGCAAGATCACCGGTTTCGCCCAGACGCTGGAAACCCTGGACGAAAACCCCCTGCCCCACGTGCTGATCATCACCCCCAAGCTGGGGCTGCTGGACGACCTGGACATGGACGTGGACAATTTTTCCAAAAAACTCAAAGCCTACCCCGAAGTCGACGATGTGCAGATCGACGTGGAATGGGTGCAACGGCTGCGCGCCATCCTGCGGATTGCCGAACGTATCGTGCTGGTGGTTTCCATCCTGCTCGGCCTGACGGTGCTGCTGGTGGTGGGCAACACCATCCGCCTCGACATCGAAAACCGCAAGGATGAAATCCGCGTCACCCGCCTGATCGGCGCGACCAACGCTTATATCCGCCGCCCGTTCATCTACAACGGCATCTGGCTGGGGCTGTTTGGCGGCGTACTCAGCTTGGTGATCGTGCATGTCGCCCTGCTGTTCTTGGTGGAACCCGTCACCAAGCTGGCCAACCTGTATGGCAGCACCTTCACCCTCAGCGGCGTGGATGTGTTCATGACGCTACAAATCCTGCTGGCCAGCAGCATCCTGGGGATCATCGGCTCGTGGCTGGCGGTCGGGCGCTACCTGTGGCAAAGCGATGACGGCGTGGCGTAA
- a CDS encoding M16 family metallopeptidase, with amino-acid sequence MNIKTLLAVSALLASFAMSPVHAIERLDQKVPVHEYKLDNGLKVLVKQDKRAPIAVVQLWYKVGSSYEQNGLTGVSHVVEHMMFKGTEKHPTGEFNRIIAENGAQDNAFTGQDYTAYYQIIAADRLEVAFELESDRVRNLTLPPAEFKKEVEVVKEERRWRTEDKPTALTREQFEAVAFLNSPYKNPVIGWMPDLDAMKVEDLRAWYERWYAPNNATLIVVGDVEPDKVFELAQKYYGPLKPTDNIPPPKPQTEVEQKGLRTLKVKAPAELPYVMMGFKTPALINAKDKWEPYALEVLASILDGGSSSRFARELVRGKEIAADANAWYSGYGRLPDMFTITGTPAKDQKLETLKAALLEQVEAVKSAPVSAAELERVKAQVIASEIYERDFQQNQANLLGSLETVGLGYQVADAYVDNILAVTAEQVQDVAKKYLIEDHLTIAELDPQPIDPNKPKNEPRFAR; translated from the coding sequence ATGAATATCAAAACACTATTAGCGGTTTCCGCACTGCTGGCGAGTTTTGCGATGTCGCCTGTCCACGCCATCGAGCGCCTCGACCAGAAAGTACCCGTCCACGAATACAAGCTGGATAACGGCCTGAAAGTGCTGGTCAAGCAGGACAAACGCGCGCCCATTGCGGTGGTGCAGTTATGGTACAAAGTCGGCTCCAGCTACGAGCAGAACGGCCTGACGGGCGTATCGCATGTGGTCGAACACATGATGTTCAAGGGTACGGAAAAGCACCCGACCGGCGAATTCAACCGCATTATTGCCGAAAACGGTGCGCAGGATAACGCCTTCACCGGCCAGGATTACACCGCCTATTACCAGATCATCGCCGCCGACCGGCTGGAAGTCGCGTTTGAACTGGAATCCGACCGGGTGCGCAACCTCACCCTGCCACCCGCCGAGTTCAAAAAAGAAGTCGAGGTCGTGAAAGAGGAGCGTCGCTGGCGCACCGAAGACAAGCCGACTGCGCTGACCCGTGAGCAGTTCGAGGCCGTCGCTTTCCTCAACAGCCCTTACAAGAACCCGGTGATTGGTTGGATGCCAGATCTGGATGCAATGAAGGTGGAAGACCTGCGTGCCTGGTATGAGCGCTGGTACGCGCCCAACAACGCCACCCTGATTGTCGTTGGCGATGTCGAGCCTGACAAGGTGTTTGAACTGGCGCAAAAATATTACGGCCCGCTCAAGCCCACCGACAACATTCCACCCCCCAAACCGCAGACTGAGGTGGAACAAAAAGGGCTGCGTACCCTCAAGGTCAAGGCTCCGGCGGAATTGCCCTACGTGATGATGGGCTTCAAAACGCCCGCGCTGATCAACGCCAAAGACAAATGGGAGCCGTATGCGCTGGAAGTGTTGGCCAGCATCCTCGATGGTGGCAGCAGTTCGCGCTTTGCCCGGGAATTGGTGCGCGGCAAGGAAATCGCTGCCGACGCCAACGCCTGGTACAGTGGTTATGGCCGCTTGCCGGACATGTTCACCATCACCGGTACGCCTGCCAAAGACCAGAAGCTGGAAACCCTGAAAGCTGCCCTGTTGGAACAGGTGGAAGCCGTCAAAAGCGCGCCGGTTTCCGCCGCTGAACTGGAACGTGTCAAAGCGCAGGTCATCGCCAGCGAAATTTACGAGCGTGACTTCCAGCAAAACCAGGCCAACTTGCTGGGTTCGCTGGAAACCGTTGGGTTGGGCTACCAGGTGGCGGATGCCTACGTCGACAACATCCTGGCGGTGACGGCGGAGCAGGTGCAGGACGTGGCGAAAAAATACCTGATCGAAGATCACCTGACCATCGCGGAACTCGACCCGCAACCGATCGACCCGAACAAGCCGAAAAATGAACCAAGATTTGCGAGATAA
- the ftsY gene encoding signal recognition particle-docking protein FtsY, with the protein MFGFGKKKNQETAQGVPPAPQPAAEPEGLFARLKRGLSKTSHNLTEGMDTLVMGKKKVDDEVLEELETRLLTADVGIDATRAIMGDLANRVKRAELDDMDALMQALYNKMHRILRPSAQPLEIDTSHQPFVLLMVGINGAGKTTTIGKLAKKFQQQGKSVMLAAGDTFRAAAVEQLTIWGERNNIPVIAQGSGADSASVIYDAVQAAKARKIDILLADTAGRLHTQTNLMDELKKVKRVIQKFDPSAPHETMLIVDASIGQNALVQAKQFNEALGLTGITVTKLDGTAKGGILFAIAEQLKIPVRFIGVGESIDDLQEFDAYEFTSALLAGDN; encoded by the coding sequence ATGTTTGGATTCGGAAAGAAAAAAAACCAGGAAACAGCCCAGGGCGTCCCACCAGCACCGCAGCCTGCCGCCGAGCCGGAGGGTTTGTTTGCGCGCCTGAAACGCGGCCTGTCCAAAACCAGCCATAACCTCACCGAGGGCATGGACACCTTGGTAATGGGCAAGAAAAAGGTCGACGACGAGGTTCTGGAAGAGCTGGAAACCCGCCTGCTGACTGCTGATGTCGGCATCGACGCCACCCGCGCCATCATGGGCGACCTCGCCAACCGGGTGAAACGCGCCGAACTGGACGACATGGACGCCCTGATGCAGGCGCTCTACAACAAGATGCACCGCATCTTGCGCCCCTCCGCCCAACCGCTGGAAATCGACACGTCCCACCAGCCCTTCGTGCTGCTGATGGTCGGCATCAACGGCGCGGGCAAGACCACTACCATCGGCAAACTGGCGAAAAAATTCCAGCAGCAAGGCAAGTCGGTGATGCTGGCCGCAGGCGACACTTTCCGCGCCGCTGCGGTGGAACAACTCACCATCTGGGGTGAACGCAACAACATCCCGGTGATTGCACAAGGCAGCGGGGCTGATTCCGCCTCGGTCATTTACGACGCCGTGCAAGCCGCCAAGGCGCGCAAGATCGACATCCTGCTGGCCGATACTGCCGGACGCCTACATACCCAGACCAACCTGATGGACGAGTTGAAAAAGGTCAAACGGGTGATCCAGAAATTTGACCCTTCCGCCCCGCACGAAACCATGCTGATCGTCGACGCCAGCATCGGCCAGAACGCGCTGGTGCAAGCCAAGCAGTTCAACGAAGCCCTGGGGCTGACCGGCATCACCGTCACCAAGCTGGACGGCACTGCCAAAGGCGGCATCCTGTTCGCCATCGCAGAACAACTGAAAATCCCGGTACGCTTTATCGGCGTAGGTGAAAGCATTGATGACCTACAGGAATTCGATGCCTACGAATTCACCAGCGCCCTGCTGGCCGGGGACAATTGA
- a CDS encoding AAA family ATPase translates to MIKFPYGISDFHLIRKEGYLYVDRSAFIPLLEDAGRQLLFLRPRRFGKSLLLSMLANYYDVRTTDAFSLLFGDLAIGQQPTAEHNQYLILRWDFSKVSAQGDIEQIKSSLFVHLNIAIQEFSLRYKSLLNHPVKVNGTDALGSFQSLLNMAQDSGYPVYLLIDEYDNFANDVLMQDASDERRYRNLLEGEGILKTLFKIVKASASEGKIARVFITGVSPVVLSDMTSGYNVATSIYLEPRFNELCGLTQEELIPLTRQVLTECGQDTTEQTNMLETLRQFYNGYRFCHRTEHPLVYNPTLCLYFLRHYQLESEPPRQILDGNLAMDAGRMRYITALPNGHCVIEQIMDDEHPVSVQALEIQFGVEKLREVQQDSRYLLSLMYFFGILTIHAISGLGNLVLGVPNLVIRALYVERLKRHALPRPQDDQLAEKLAEQFYQTADLQPLADFMEQKYFAVFSNRDYCWSNELTVKTAFLTLLFNDIWYIMDSETALQRRYSDLVMVIRPSMRHYATLKDFIFEFKYLKLDELKLTGEQLRGKSRAELEAMPQVQQALRDALSQLRQYRPVLEKKYQQPERLECLAVVALGFERVVWQVLSA, encoded by the coding sequence ATGATCAAGTTTCCCTACGGCATCAGTGATTTTCACCTCATCCGCAAGGAGGGCTACCTGTATGTTGACCGCAGTGCCTTTATCCCCTTGCTGGAAGATGCGGGCAGGCAACTACTCTTCCTGCGCCCTCGCCGCTTTGGCAAATCGCTGCTGCTGTCGATGCTGGCAAATTATTACGATGTCCGCACCACGGACGCATTTTCACTGCTGTTTGGGGATTTGGCGATTGGGCAGCAACCTACGGCAGAACACAACCAGTACCTGATCCTGCGCTGGGATTTCTCCAAGGTGTCGGCGCAAGGTGATATTGAGCAGATTAAAAGCAGCCTGTTTGTGCACCTCAACATCGCCATCCAGGAATTTTCGTTGCGCTATAAATCACTGCTCAATCATCCAGTGAAAGTGAATGGCACCGATGCGCTAGGCTCCTTCCAGTCACTGCTGAATATGGCTCAAGACAGCGGCTACCCTGTTTATCTGCTGATCGACGAATACGACAATTTCGCCAATGACGTGCTCATGCAGGATGCTTCCGACGAACGCCGTTACCGCAATTTGCTGGAAGGCGAAGGCATCCTCAAGACATTGTTCAAGATCGTCAAGGCCAGTGCCTCCGAAGGGAAAATTGCGCGGGTGTTTATTACCGGCGTTTCCCCGGTCGTGTTGAGTGACATGACCAGCGGTTATAACGTCGCCACCAGCATTTACCTTGAACCGCGCTTCAACGAACTGTGTGGGCTAACCCAGGAAGAACTGATCCCGCTGACAAGGCAAGTGCTAACCGAATGTGGGCAGGATACTACCGAGCAGACCAACATGCTGGAAACCCTACGGCAGTTTTACAATGGTTACCGTTTTTGCCACCGAACCGAACACCCACTGGTGTATAACCCTACCCTCTGTTTGTATTTCCTGCGTCATTACCAGCTGGAATCCGAACCGCCGCGCCAGATACTGGATGGAAATCTGGCGATGGATGCGGGACGTATGCGTTATATTACCGCGCTGCCCAACGGACATTGCGTCATTGAGCAGATCATGGATGACGAACACCCCGTCAGCGTACAGGCATTGGAAATCCAGTTTGGGGTGGAAAAATTGCGCGAAGTACAACAGGACAGCCGTTACCTTCTCTCGCTGATGTACTTTTTCGGCATATTAACAATCCACGCCATTAGCGGTTTGGGCAATCTGGTTCTGGGCGTACCGAATCTGGTTATCCGCGCATTGTATGTCGAGCGCCTGAAACGCCATGCCCTGCCCCGCCCGCAGGATGACCAGTTGGCGGAAAAGCTGGCGGAACAATTTTACCAGACCGCCGATTTGCAGCCGCTGGCGGATTTCATGGAGCAAAAATACTTCGCCGTCTTCAGCAACCGCGATTACTGCTGGAGCAATGAACTGACAGTCAAGACTGCCTTCCTGACGCTGCTGTTCAATGACATCTGGTACATCATGGATTCGGAAACCGCGCTGCAACGGCGTTATTCCGATCTGGTGATGGTCATCCGCCCCAGTATGCGCCATTACGCCACGCTGAAGGATTTCATTTTTGAATTCAAATACCTCAAGCTGGATGAATTGAAACTGACGGGTGAGCAGTTACGCGGGAAAAGCAGGGCAGAACTGGAGGCTATGCCACAGGTGCAACAGGCATTACGGGATGCACTGTCACAATTGCGGCAGTACCGCCCGGTGCTGGAGAAAAAATACCAGCAACCGGAACGGTTGGAGTGCCTGGCGGTGGTTGCGCTTGGTTTTGAACGGGTGGTTTGGCAAGTGTTGTCAGCATAA
- a CDS encoding ABC transporter permease: MLTYLLRRLLLMIPTLLGITVVVFAVMAMSPGGITAQTLVGGANMKPQEKQALMAYYNKRYGLDQPAPLQYLRWLNNVSPIGFTQDENGKYAGFSVSKGMDLGTSFMYGRPVSEILAERIPITLLLNLITIPLIYAIAIVVGVKAATERGKRFDVVSSVSMLALWSIPTMLAGVLLLGFFANTQYFQWFPTAGISSRAAQDMPFLPHLINGAWVPGYLLDRLWHLVLPVICLSYAGFAGLAKLTRTSVLENLNADYARTARAKGLAEQDVLWKHVFRNSLLPLITVSAGLLPSLLAGSLIVEYIFSINGMGQLAVEAVKGRDRELVLSITWISGFLTLIGYLIADFCYTLADPRVTYD, translated from the coding sequence TTGCTAACCTACCTGCTGCGCCGCCTGTTGCTGATGATCCCCACCCTGCTGGGAATCACTGTCGTGGTATTCGCCGTCATGGCCATGTCGCCCGGCGGCATCACCGCGCAGACCCTGGTCGGCGGGGCGAACATGAAGCCGCAGGAAAAGCAGGCGCTGATGGCCTATTACAACAAGCGCTACGGCCTCGACCAGCCAGCCCCCCTCCAGTATTTGCGCTGGCTGAACAACGTTTCCCCCATCGGTTTCACCCAGGATGAAAATGGCAAATACGCCGGTTTTTCCGTCAGCAAAGGCATGGATCTGGGAACCAGCTTCATGTACGGGCGGCCTGTCAGTGAAATCCTGGCCGAACGCATCCCTATCACCCTGTTGCTCAACCTCATTACCATCCCGCTGATTTACGCGATAGCGATTGTGGTTGGGGTGAAGGCCGCTACCGAACGCGGCAAGCGTTTCGATGTGGTGTCGAGCGTGTCGATGCTGGCGCTGTGGTCTATCCCCACCATGCTGGCGGGGGTGCTGTTGCTGGGTTTCTTTGCTAATACGCAATATTTCCAGTGGTTCCCGACGGCGGGGATTTCCAGCCGCGCAGCGCAGGATATGCCATTCCTGCCGCACCTGATCAACGGCGCATGGGTTCCCGGCTACCTGCTTGATCGCCTCTGGCATCTGGTGCTGCCGGTCATTTGTCTGTCCTACGCCGGGTTTGCGGGGCTGGCGAAACTGACCCGTACTTCGGTGCTGGAAAACCTCAATGCCGATTATGCCCGCACTGCCCGCGCTAAGGGCCTGGCGGAACAGGATGTGCTGTGGAAACACGTGTTCCGCAACAGCCTGCTGCCGCTGATTACCGTCTCCGCAGGATTATTGCCGAGCCTGTTGGCCGGTTCCCTGATTGTGGAATACATTTTCAGCATCAACGGCATGGGGCAACTGGCGGTGGAAGCGGTGAAAGGCCGCGACCGTGAACTGGTGCTGTCCATCACCTGGATCAGCGGTTTCCTGACCCTGATTGGCTATTTGATTGCGGATTTCTGTTACACGCTGGCTGATCCGAGGGTGACGTATGACTGA
- a CDS encoding ABC transporter ATP-binding protein, with the protein MKSNQGTGDVVGAVREPPLLEVRNLRTYLHTGGRVVKAVEDVSFSIPKGETFCLVGESGSGKSITALSVIRLLPEGIATHPGGEILLDGQDMLKLPEASLRGIRGSQIAMIFQEPMTSLNPVFSIGEQITEALQLHHPLMSEEEAAERAIQVLEQVQIPKARERFRDYPHQLSGGQRQRVMIAMALACEPALLIADEPTTALDVTVQAEILRLMRQLQDDTGMSTLFITHDFGVVAQMAQQVGVMQQGRLVEVGRTQQVLRNPQHVYTRQLLAAVPENLGRNPSPPLPLSGEETPPNLPLSGEEQEATSLLAPSPDKGGGGEGFLLQIHDLNVWFPIRKGIFRRTVDHVRAVDGVSLDIPKGRIVALVGESGCGKTTLGRAVLQLEKPTSGSIQLHGQELTGLSARELRPLRPKMQIAFQDPQSSLNPRLLVETTLTEPLKAHGMGASHEERVERAARILEDMQLPRDTLWRYPHEFSGGQRQRIGLARALVLNPDFIVCDEITSALDVSVQAEILQLLLEIRAEHDLTLLFITHNIGVVEYLSDQTVVMYKGKIVEQGETAQVCGNPQDAYTQKLLAAVPRLTV; encoded by the coding sequence ATGAAGAGTAATCAGGGAACCGGAGATGTTGTAGGGGCGGTTCGCGAACCGCCCCTACTGGAAGTCAGGAACCTGCGTACCTACCTCCACACCGGCGGGCGCGTCGTGAAAGCGGTGGAGGATGTCAGTTTCAGCATCCCCAAGGGTGAAACCTTTTGCCTGGTGGGCGAGTCGGGTAGCGGCAAGTCGATTACGGCGCTGTCGGTGATCCGCTTGTTGCCGGAGGGGATTGCTACGCATCCGGGTGGTGAAATCCTGCTGGATGGGCAGGATATGCTCAAGTTGCCGGAAGCTTCCTTGCGCGGCATTCGTGGTTCGCAAATTGCGATGATTTTCCAAGAACCGATGACTTCGCTAAACCCGGTGTTTAGTATCGGCGAACAGATTACCGAAGCCCTGCAATTGCACCATCCGTTGATGAGTGAAGAAGAGGCGGCGGAACGCGCGATACAGGTGCTGGAGCAGGTGCAAATCCCCAAGGCGCGCGAACGTTTCCGCGATTACCCGCACCAGCTATCCGGCGGGCAGCGCCAGCGGGTGATGATTGCGATGGCGCTGGCCTGCGAACCGGCCTTGCTGATTGCCGACGAGCCTACCACGGCGCTGGATGTGACCGTGCAGGCGGAAATCCTGCGCCTGATGCGCCAGTTGCAGGATGACACCGGCATGAGCACGCTGTTCATCACCCACGATTTCGGTGTGGTGGCGCAGATGGCGCAACAGGTCGGGGTCATGCAGCAGGGCAGGCTGGTGGAAGTCGGGCGCACGCAACAGGTATTGCGCAACCCGCAACACGTTTACACGCGGCAGTTGCTGGCGGCAGTGCCGGAGAATTTGGGGAGAAACCCCTCCCCACCCCTCCCCTTATCAGGAGAAGAAACCCCTCCTAACCTCCCCTTATCAGGGGAGGAACAAGAAGCCACGTCACTCTTGGCTCCCTCCCCTGATAAGGGGGGGGGTGGGGAGGGGTTTCTTTTGCAAATCCACGACCTCAACGTCTGGTTCCCGATCCGCAAAGGCATTTTCCGCCGCACGGTCGATCATGTGCGCGCCGTGGATGGCGTTTCCCTCGACATTCCCAAAGGCCGGATTGTGGCGCTGGTAGGCGAATCCGGCTGTGGCAAGACCACGCTGGGCAGGGCGGTGTTGCAACTGGAAAAACCGACTTCTGGCAGTATCCAGCTACACGGGCAGGAGTTGACCGGTTTGTCAGCACGGGAACTGCGCCCGTTGCGCCCGAAAATGCAGATCGCTTTCCAGGATCCGCAATCCTCCCTCAACCCGCGTCTGCTGGTCGAAACCACCCTGACCGAGCCGCTCAAGGCGCACGGCATGGGTGCAAGCCATGAGGAGCGCGTCGAACGCGCCGCCCGGATTCTGGAAGACATGCAGTTGCCGCGCGACACCCTGTGGCGCTACCCGCACGAGTTTTCCGGCGGGCAGCGCCAGCGTATCGGGCTGGCGCGGGCGTTGGTGCTGAACCCTGACTTCATTGTCTGCGATGAAATTACCAGCGCGCTGGATGTGTCGGTGCAAGCTGAAATCCTGCAATTGCTGCTGGAAATCCGCGCGGAACATGACCTGACCCTATTGTTCATTACCCACAATATCGGCGTGGTGGAATACCTCAGCGACCAGACCGTGGTGATGTACAAGGGCAAAATCGTCGAGCAGGGCGAAACCGCACAGGTCTGTGGCAATCCGCAGGACGCCTATACGCAAAAGTTGCTGGCTGCCGTTCCGCGCCTGACGGTTTGA
- a CDS encoding ABC transporter permease has protein sequence MTEHVVSRESFFRRIMRKAWGGVGIKLGFVWVALLVLMGVFAPFLANSMPLLMSKNGEISAPVLDYLSVEDVVVLALFALAVVLAWFPLSGGRRILLFVAGTALAVVLTNVLVKPPQVRIYDTFRTPAYTEVDWRIMPPVPYAPTDYLRDFGDTGLEKPLASKALGQGRVHLMGTEENGADVFSRMIHASRIALSIGLIATGIAMVIGVILGGLMGYFSGVVDMIGMRLVEIFESIPTLFLLLTFVAFFGRSLYMMMVIIGVTSWSGYARYIRAEFLKLRKQEYVQAAVASGLTLPSILFRHMLPNGVAPLLVAASFGVASAILAEATLSFLGLGLVGEPSWGQMLDQAIKSSTFNWWMAAFPGGAIFLTVFAYNLIGEAFRDAIDPKLSRNAGVN, from the coding sequence ATGACTGAGCATGTGGTGAGCCGTGAAAGCTTTTTCCGCCGCATCATGCGCAAGGCGTGGGGCGGCGTGGGCATCAAGCTGGGTTTTGTCTGGGTGGCGCTGCTGGTGCTGATGGGCGTGTTTGCGCCGTTCCTGGCCAATTCCATGCCCTTGCTGATGAGCAAAAACGGGGAAATTTCTGCACCAGTGCTGGATTACCTGAGCGTGGAGGATGTGGTGGTGCTGGCGCTGTTCGCACTGGCGGTGGTGCTGGCCTGGTTTCCGCTCAGCGGGGGCAGGCGTATCCTGTTGTTTGTGGCTGGAACCGCGCTGGCGGTGGTGCTGACCAATGTGTTGGTCAAGCCGCCGCAGGTGAGGATTTACGATACGTTCCGTACCCCGGCGTATACCGAAGTGGATTGGCGCATCATGCCGCCGGTTCCCTACGCGCCCACTGATTATCTGCGCGACTTTGGTGACACCGGGTTGGAAAAGCCGCTGGCCAGTAAGGCGCTGGGGCAGGGCAGGGTGCACCTGATGGGGACGGAGGAAAACGGCGCGGATGTATTCAGCCGCATGATCCACGCCTCGCGTATTGCCTTGAGCATTGGCCTGATCGCCACCGGGATTGCGATGGTGATCGGGGTAATCCTGGGCGGCTTGATGGGGTATTTTTCCGGCGTGGTCGATATGATTGGGATGCGGCTGGTGGAAATTTTCGAGTCGATCCCGACCTTGTTCCTGTTGCTGACGTTTGTGGCGTTTTTCGGGCGCAGTCTGTACATGATGATGGTGATCATTGGTGTCACCAGTTGGTCGGGGTATGCGCGCTACATCCGTGCCGAATTCCTCAAGCTGCGCAAGCAGGAGTATGTGCAGGCGGCGGTGGCCAGTGGTTTGACCCTGCCGTCGATCCTGTTCCGCCACATGTTGCCCAATGGCGTTGCGCCCTTGCTGGTGGCGGCCAGTTTCGGGGTGGCGTCGGCAATCCTGGCGGAAGCGACCCTGAGCTTCCTCGGCTTGGGGCTGGTGGGCGAGCCGTCCTGGGGGCAGATGCTGGATCAGGCGATCAAGTCCTCCACCTTTAACTGGTGGATGGCGGCGTTTCCCGGCGGGGCTATTTTCCTCACCGTGTTTGCCTACAACCTGATCGGCGAGGCGTTCCGCGACGCCATTGACCCCAAGCTGTCACGTAATGCGGGGGTAAACTGA
- the ftsE gene encoding cell division ATP-binding protein FtsE, with product MIEFKQVSKKYPTGQLALYNINLTLEAGEMVFITGHSGAGKSTLLKLVALLERPSKGDVLIGGRSLNRLGRNHIPNYRRRIGFIFQDPHLLYDRSVFDNIALPLRIAGMGQGETRRRVQAALDKVGLSGREKTFPLMLSAGEKQRVGIARAMVNKPTIILADEPTGNLDPELAQDIMYTFAQFNELGATVMIASHDHALVERMKKRTIVLQKVEA from the coding sequence ATGATTGAATTCAAGCAGGTCAGCAAGAAATACCCCACCGGGCAGCTAGCCCTTTACAACATCAACCTCACCCTGGAAGCCGGGGAAATGGTATTCATCACCGGCCATTCCGGCGCGGGCAAAAGCACCCTATTGAAACTGGTCGCCCTGCTGGAACGCCCCAGCAAGGGTGATGTCCTGATCGGCGGGCGTTCGCTGAACCGCCTGGGCAGAAACCACATCCCCAATTACCGCCGCCGCATCGGCTTCATTTTTCAGGATCCGCATCTGCTGTACGACCGCAGCGTGTTCGACAACATCGCCCTGCCGTTGCGGATCGCTGGCATGGGGCAAGGCGAAACCCGTCGCCGCGTGCAAGCCGCGCTCGACAAGGTAGGGCTGTCAGGCCGTGAAAAAACCTTCCCGCTGATGCTCTCCGCCGGGGAAAAGCAGCGCGTCGGCATCGCCCGCGCCATGGTCAACAAACCCACCATCATCCTAGCCGACGAACCCACCGGCAACCTCGACCCGGAACTGGCGCAGGACATCATGTATACCTTTGCCCAATTCAACGAACTCGGCGCTACTGTCATGATCGCCAGCCACGATCACGCCTTGGTTGAGCGCATGAAAAAGCGCACCATCGTGCTGCAAAAAGTGGAAGCATAA